One genomic segment of Kordiimonas sp. SCSIO 12603 includes these proteins:
- a CDS encoding ABC-three component system protein, with protein sequence MNEDSFKELTPNPQKGLYNSEHVISGIPIPKTKRIQLFNSDEWEEFTEEWASSLQGSYHRLRRYAGAGDQGLDVVGFIESTQFSDGWDNYQCKFYDHPLTPSDVWVEFGKIIYFSYQGSYPPPRKYYFVAPKQVGTKLGRLLANSQKLKDSLQENWKKYCESDITSTMKVKLEGDLLAYFDNFDFTIFDTVSLVEMIEQHVSTPFHVTRFGGGLGPRPAPEIPPKDTISLDHRYVRQLLSVYAQSIGEPQRSVDLSLLDKDPGIKKKFQRQRERFYHAESLRNFSRDTVPPGVFEELQNDIFDGVVDVCESQYETDIDRLATTLTQAAKVSVEASPLASVTRVRDKQGMCHQLVNDEKLDWSNEDD encoded by the coding sequence ATGAATGAAGACAGTTTCAAGGAACTTACACCAAATCCTCAAAAGGGATTGTATAATTCAGAGCATGTTATTTCTGGTATTCCTATCCCAAAAACAAAAAGAATTCAGCTTTTTAATTCGGACGAATGGGAAGAGTTTACAGAAGAGTGGGCCTCATCTCTTCAAGGTTCATATCATCGTTTACGTCGTTATGCTGGTGCTGGTGATCAGGGGCTTGATGTCGTTGGTTTTATTGAGTCTACCCAGTTCAGCGATGGGTGGGATAACTATCAATGCAAATTCTATGATCACCCATTAACACCTTCTGATGTTTGGGTGGAATTCGGAAAAATTATTTATTTTTCCTATCAAGGGAGCTATCCACCTCCTAGAAAGTATTATTTTGTAGCACCAAAACAAGTTGGTACAAAACTGGGTAGGCTGCTAGCAAACTCTCAAAAATTAAAGGATAGTTTGCAAGAAAACTGGAAAAAGTATTGCGAAAGTGACATCACATCTACAATGAAAGTAAAACTTGAAGGTGATCTTTTAGCTTATTTTGATAATTTTGATTTCACAATATTTGATACGGTTTCACTCGTTGAAATGATTGAGCAACATGTTTCAACTCCGTTTCATGTCACAAGGTTTGGAGGTGGACTCGGTCCTCGTCCAGCACCTGAAATTCCTCCTAAAGATACAATATCTCTTGATCACCGTTATGTACGTCAGCTTCTTAGTGTATATGCACAATCTATAGGAGAGCCTCAGAGGTCAGTTGATTTGTCTTTGTTGGATAAAGACCCTGGCATAAAAAAGAAATTCCAAAGACAACGTGAACGTTTTTATCACGCAGAATCTTTACGAAATTTTTCACGTGATACCGTTCCTCCTGGAGTTTTTGAAGAACTCCAAAATGATATTTTTGATGGAGTTGTTGATGTATGCGAATCTCAGTATGAGACTGACATAGATCGATTAGCTACCACATTAACTCAGGCCGCAAAAGTCTCGGTTGAGGCTAGTCCGCTTGCTAGCGTAACACGTGTTCGCGACAAACAGGGCATGTGCCATCAGTTAGTAAATGATGAGAAATTAGACTGGAGTAACGAAGATGACTGA
- a CDS encoding ABC-three component system middle component 2, with amino-acid sequence MTELKKLDVTLFNSALETGVRSLAILTANYPNTLDLQRLVDFDYMVVHSGDVDGPESLHPPLPMREGELLVRRKIIESGLSLMMSRGLVTRVTSSKGILYQASDYAKPFVDSFCTSYMRSLLERANWVAETFGNADTIELHTLINSFFDKWTTQFHSPQKVGS; translated from the coding sequence ATGACTGAACTTAAAAAATTAGACGTTACTCTTTTCAATAGCGCTTTGGAGACCGGCGTTCGCTCATTGGCCATACTTACTGCTAACTATCCTAATACTTTAGATTTACAACGGTTAGTGGACTTCGATTATATGGTTGTTCACTCAGGTGATGTCGATGGCCCGGAAAGCCTTCACCCTCCATTGCCTATGAGAGAGGGCGAACTCCTTGTGAGGCGTAAAATTATTGAATCTGGACTCTCATTAATGATGAGTCGAGGTTTGGTTACGAGAGTAACCTCTTCAAAAGGAATTTTGTATCAAGCCAGCGATTACGCTAAGCCATTTGTTGATTCATTTTGCACATCTTATATGCGTTCGTTATTGGAAAGGGCCAATTGGGTGGCTGAGACATTTGGTAATGCAGATACAATAGAACTCCACACATTAATAAACAGCTTTTTTGATAAGTGGACTACTCAATTTCACTCACCTCAAAAGGTAGGCAGTTAA
- a CDS encoding AAA family ATPase, with the protein MQETIKIRQICFLGPHVEPASLSFAQGLSVICGASDTGKSFLIEAIDFLLGGKDLRKIPELDGYERARISIESSKKEIWTFERSIEGGNYLEFKGIIGSATDVQHTSTINVKHAAGKENNISGWMLGAIDLLDKSLRKNARGECRSLSFRDIARLIIVNEQEIIRQESPFLTGQFITKTAEKSVLKLLLTGIDDSAIVLADARKKSEMSDFAKAELLEQWISDLEDEITQQGFSREELKGKLSRLEESIAISKEQLQLTQSQLKEMTTYRRIIIKDREKVADRIDDIANMLERFLLLKAQYMTDLDRLMAIEETGSLFIHHERVSCPLCGALPDAQHSSTECDGDVEAIVTAASAEMEKIKKLASDLEATISALHIESSRLSEELVSIEDHFNGIDGKIKRAIAPELTDAQSNYSRYVDERSTVISNLSLFNRLDKIHKQREELFGDEDGQDNGDQKIPAKLSSQSLYDFSQTVQKILEAWDFPDIGSVHFDEKTMDFVIDGKLRGNRGKGLRAITHAAATLGLLEFCKEHSLPHPGFVVLDSPLLAYYKPEGEDDSLQGSTLKKKFYKYLIEEHSDSQVIIVENEHPPESFEKQLDLTVFTKNPNHGRFGLLPPLQNKV; encoded by the coding sequence ATGCAAGAAACTATTAAAATAAGACAGATTTGTTTCTTAGGTCCCCATGTTGAACCTGCTTCGCTTTCCTTCGCTCAAGGTTTGAGTGTTATATGTGGTGCTTCTGATACTGGTAAATCATTTCTCATTGAGGCTATTGATTTCCTTTTGGGTGGAAAAGATTTGCGAAAGATTCCTGAACTTGATGGATATGAGCGCGCACGTATTTCTATCGAGTCTTCCAAAAAAGAAATATGGACTTTTGAACGAAGTATTGAAGGTGGTAACTATCTAGAATTCAAAGGCATTATTGGTTCGGCAACGGATGTACAACATACGAGTACAATTAATGTAAAACATGCGGCTGGCAAAGAAAATAACATTTCGGGCTGGATGCTAGGTGCAATAGATTTGCTTGATAAGTCATTACGCAAAAATGCACGTGGAGAATGTCGTTCGTTAAGTTTCCGTGATATAGCTAGGTTAATCATTGTTAATGAGCAAGAAATTATTCGTCAAGAATCTCCATTCTTAACCGGACAGTTTATAACTAAGACCGCTGAAAAATCCGTCCTAAAATTACTACTTACAGGCATAGATGATAGCGCAATAGTTCTTGCAGATGCCCGTAAAAAATCTGAAATGAGCGACTTTGCAAAAGCTGAACTTCTTGAACAATGGATAAGCGACCTAGAGGATGAAATTACTCAGCAAGGGTTTAGTCGTGAAGAACTTAAAGGTAAACTTAGCAGGTTGGAAGAGTCAATTGCAATAAGCAAAGAACAACTACAATTAACTCAGTCACAGCTTAAAGAAATGACTACCTACAGGCGGATCATTATAAAAGATCGTGAAAAGGTTGCAGACCGAATAGATGATATTGCGAATATGCTTGAAAGGTTTTTGCTTTTAAAGGCTCAATACATGACCGACCTAGATCGCCTCATGGCAATCGAGGAAACGGGCTCGCTTTTTATTCATCATGAACGGGTATCTTGCCCACTTTGCGGGGCTTTACCTGATGCGCAACATAGCAGTACAGAGTGCGATGGTGATGTGGAAGCTATTGTCACTGCCGCATCTGCGGAAATGGAAAAAATAAAAAAACTTGCTAGTGATCTTGAGGCAACAATATCTGCCTTGCATATAGAGTCATCGCGACTTTCGGAGGAGCTTGTTAGTATAGAGGATCACTTTAATGGAATTGATGGTAAAATTAAGCGCGCGATCGCCCCAGAACTAACAGATGCTCAATCAAATTATTCTAGGTATGTAGACGAAAGAAGTACAGTTATCTCAAATCTTTCTCTATTTAATAGGTTAGACAAAATCCACAAACAAAGAGAAGAGCTTTTTGGTGATGAAGATGGGCAGGATAACGGGGATCAAAAAATTCCAGCAAAGTTATCCTCACAAAGTTTGTATGACTTTTCTCAAACTGTTCAAAAAATATTAGAGGCTTGGGATTTCCCTGATATAGGCAGTGTTCATTTTGATGAAAAAACGATGGATTTTGTTATTGATGGTAAGCTTCGCGGAAACAGGGGTAAAGGCTTGAGGGCCATTACACATGCAGCTGCTACGTTAGGTTTATTAGAATTTTGCAAAGAGCACTCATTGCCACACCCTGGATTTGTCGTACTCGATTCTCCGTTGCTCGCGTATTATAAACCAGAAGGTGAAGATGATAGCCTGCAAGGGTCAACTCTTAAGAAAAAGTTTTATAAGTACTTGATTGAAGAGCACTCAGACAGTCAAGTTATCATTGTTGAAAACGAACACCCTCCAGAAAGCTTTGAAAAACAGCTTGATTTAACTGTATTTACAAAAAACCCTAACCATGGGCGTTTTGGTCTTTTACCTCCACTTCAAAACAAGGTCTAA
- a CDS encoding tyrosine-type recombinase/integrase, producing MALTYSLYNAQGKRLYLTQDERQAFFEAAQKQPEKVRTLCQLLYYTGCRVSEALNLTADRVDMAGGEIVIRSLKKRRATPHYRPIPVPMAFLEELAAVHSLKNHTQDILWAWSRSHTWRLIKATMDQANINTQMPYGTCKGLRHSFGIHAVTHNVPLNIVQSMLGHANMSTTAIYVDAVGDERRELVSRMWV from the coding sequence ATGGCGCTGACTTACTCACTTTATAACGCACAAGGAAAACGGCTTTATTTAACGCAAGATGAGCGTCAAGCCTTCTTTGAAGCAGCTCAAAAGCAACCTGAAAAGGTTAGAACCCTCTGCCAACTTTTATATTATACCGGATGCCGTGTTAGCGAGGCGCTGAATTTAACTGCTGACCGAGTAGATATGGCTGGAGGTGAGATTGTTATCCGCTCCCTCAAGAAACGCCGCGCCACACCGCATTACAGACCTATCCCTGTACCTATGGCGTTTTTAGAAGAGTTGGCCGCTGTTCACAGCTTAAAAAACCATACTCAAGACATACTATGGGCTTGGTCGCGCTCTCACACCTGGCGACTAATAAAAGCTACGATGGATCAAGCTAACATCAATACCCAAATGCCATATGGAACCTGCAAAGGATTAAGGCACTCATTTGGAATACATGCTGTTACCCACAACGTACCGCTCAACATCGTACAATCAATGTTAGGCCATGCGAACATGTCCACTACGGCCATCTATGTTGATGCTGTAGGGGATGAAAGGCGCGAGTTGGTTAGTCGGATGTGGGTGTAA
- a CDS encoding sugar ABC transporter substrate-binding protein, which yields MKKIAIGGFLVILVAVAAFYYLSPQNISNTKKIRIIGEAYAPLTALAGMKSQFEQETGIEVEIVEKDHMAVVTELSQELSSRNVTYDLILMPHRLLGRLVENQQVQPLTPFLKKDAQASFKPEQDLFENWWKETGWYKGELYGFPFTNLTMYVAYQKDLINDPEEQKRFQTRFGRDLTVPKNWSEYIEVAEFFNRPEEGLFGTYIQGQQHVALWYEWLNFAYSFGGRILETEAGSSYGDIVVNSPQNLEATRVYMDLVKYSPPETLNYNWDDALASLQQGRVFMGIIWHDQTPFLEDIEQSKMAGKIGYTTIPTNSGAPKSQLEGWSYLIPKESKNPSEAFEFIRWAMSQSVQVAQTLAGGASALKSTYQDENVKSIPYVPVFLESVPVAIPKPTVPESAQITEVMQKGLSEILVGKVTPKDGLDNIAIQLKEILGDKAQMRYLPNKN from the coding sequence GTGAAGAAAATAGCTATAGGTGGTTTTTTAGTGATTTTAGTTGCGGTCGCAGCTTTCTATTATTTGTCTCCTCAAAATATTTCGAATACAAAAAAGATACGTATTATTGGAGAAGCATACGCTCCGCTTACTGCCTTGGCTGGTATGAAGAGTCAATTTGAGCAAGAAACTGGTATTGAAGTAGAGATCGTAGAAAAAGATCATATGGCGGTCGTTACTGAGTTATCTCAGGAGCTAAGCTCTAGAAATGTCACGTACGATTTAATTCTCATGCCCCACCGTTTATTAGGGCGATTAGTTGAAAACCAACAGGTACAGCCGTTGACGCCCTTTTTAAAAAAGGATGCTCAAGCCTCATTTAAACCTGAGCAGGACCTTTTTGAAAATTGGTGGAAAGAAACTGGGTGGTACAAAGGGGAACTGTATGGTTTTCCGTTCACTAATTTAACCATGTATGTTGCCTATCAGAAAGATTTAATAAACGATCCAGAGGAACAAAAAAGATTTCAGACAAGGTTTGGTCGTGACTTAACAGTTCCAAAAAATTGGTCCGAATATATAGAAGTAGCAGAGTTTTTTAATCGACCAGAGGAGGGCCTTTTTGGCACATATATTCAAGGACAACAACATGTAGCTTTATGGTATGAGTGGCTTAATTTTGCCTATTCATTTGGTGGAAGAATTTTAGAAACGGAAGCGGGAAGCTCCTATGGCGATATCGTGGTGAACTCGCCACAAAACCTTGAAGCAACCAGAGTGTACATGGATTTAGTAAAGTATAGCCCGCCGGAAACACTAAATTACAACTGGGATGATGCTTTAGCATCATTGCAGCAAGGCAGAGTCTTCATGGGAATCATTTGGCATGATCAAACCCCTTTTCTTGAAGATATAGAGCAATCGAAAATGGCAGGCAAGATTGGCTACACGACAATCCCTACCAATAGTGGGGCTCCTAAAAGCCAGTTGGAGGGATGGTCATATTTGATTCCTAAAGAGTCTAAAAACCCATCAGAGGCATTTGAATTTATTCGATGGGCAATGTCTCAATCTGTTCAAGTAGCACAAACCTTGGCCGGAGGAGCGTCTGCGTTAAAATCGACCTACCAAGACGAAAACGTCAAATCTATTCCATACGTACCTGTTTTTCTAGAGAGTGTACCGGTTGCTATACCTAAACCAACGGTCCCTGAATCTGCACAAATTACAGAGGTTATGCAAAAAGGACTTTCTGAGATATTAGTTGGTAAAGTTACGCCAAAAGATGGATTAGATAATATCGCTATTCAATTAAAAGAAATCTTAGGTGATAAAGCTCAAATGAGATATTTACCGAATAAAAATTAG
- a CDS encoding carbohydrate ABC transporter permease — MSKLSSLFERNFLGLTLGPIMLLLICLVVVPFLVLIGISLTDLNFNIPDRDGSFVGLQHFHTALFKDDRFLNSLYVQAIFLITTIPFELLFGLLGAFVLIHCGKYSKALLPVVAIPIVLAPVTVGMLWRLLLHGDYGPIGFYLRELGIVNGTILGDPSFAFVGIVLADIWQWTPLFIIILFTALKSIPERPIRAAKLDGANGIQLFWSIQMPLIKPAVLLAVLIRVMDSFKEFDKAFQMTHGGPASSTELINIYTWIVSFQHGDIGYGSAITVIIYILIYCICLALFKTFRKDWRTQ, encoded by the coding sequence TTGAGTAAGTTGTCATCTTTGTTCGAAAGGAATTTCTTGGGCCTTACCTTAGGCCCAATAATGCTTCTATTGATATGTTTGGTTGTCGTCCCCTTCTTAGTTCTTATTGGGATTAGCCTTACCGATTTAAATTTCAATATTCCAGACAGGGATGGGAGTTTTGTCGGATTACAACATTTCCACACTGCTTTATTCAAAGACGATCGCTTCTTAAATAGCTTATATGTTCAAGCAATATTTTTAATAACAACTATACCTTTTGAGCTCCTTTTTGGCTTGTTGGGAGCATTTGTATTAATACACTGCGGTAAATATAGTAAGGCTCTCTTACCTGTTGTCGCCATCCCTATTGTGCTTGCGCCCGTTACTGTTGGAATGTTGTGGCGCCTACTTTTACATGGGGATTATGGGCCGATCGGTTTCTATTTGAGAGAGTTAGGTATCGTAAATGGAACTATATTAGGGGACCCTTCATTTGCTTTTGTTGGGATTGTGCTTGCTGATATTTGGCAATGGACACCTCTTTTTATTATTATTTTGTTTACTGCGTTAAAGAGTATTCCTGAACGGCCTATTAGAGCAGCAAAGCTAGATGGCGCGAACGGAATTCAGCTATTTTGGTCTATTCAAATGCCATTAATTAAGCCAGCCGTACTATTAGCTGTTTTAATAAGGGTAATGGACTCATTTAAGGAATTTGATAAGGCTTTTCAGATGACGCACGGTGGCCCTGCATCATCAACAGAGCTAATTAATATCTATACATGGATTGTTAGTTTCCAGCATGGGGATATTGGCTATGGTTCAGCCATTACTGTAATTATTTATATTCTAATTTATTGTATTTGCTTGGCGTTATTTAAGACCTTCAGAAAAGATTGGCGTACACAATGA
- a CDS encoding carbohydrate ABC transporter permease, whose protein sequence is MKKISALSFGLLFALLSFLPYAWLIYNSFRDRKALTASPPEWGLNFTLDNFSWVYNGQNIVGLLGNSFLISTVTALVCLCVALPAAYYFARHRNNWSKHLFLLVLSTRMAPPVAISLPLFVIFSEVGIRGTYGAIILAEVVFNLAFVVWFLEAAISAFPQSIEKASLIDGNGRLQTLLAVVVPNIWPSVLVCFGFVFLFTWNEYLIASLISSSTTSPVTPALPSFVAQATSQWGRFSAVAFMASLPALALAVGARKYLANVFTSGLITKT, encoded by the coding sequence ATGAAAAAAATTAGCGCTTTATCTTTTGGCCTCTTATTCGCCTTGCTGTCATTTCTGCCATATGCATGGCTAATATATAATTCCTTTAGAGATAGGAAAGCGCTTACAGCTAGCCCACCTGAATGGGGATTGAACTTTACCCTTGATAACTTTTCCTGGGTATATAATGGTCAAAATATTGTAGGATTGCTTGGAAATAGCTTCCTTATTAGCACTGTAACGGCCCTTGTTTGCCTATGTGTGGCATTGCCTGCAGCATATTATTTTGCTCGACATAGAAACAATTGGTCAAAACATCTATTTTTATTGGTTTTATCTACTCGAATGGCTCCACCAGTAGCTATCAGTTTGCCGTTATTCGTAATATTTTCAGAAGTGGGAATTAGAGGAACCTATGGAGCTATAATTTTGGCTGAGGTGGTTTTTAATTTGGCGTTTGTAGTTTGGTTTTTAGAAGCAGCTATATCCGCTTTTCCTCAGTCGATTGAAAAGGCTTCTTTAATTGATGGTAATGGTCGTTTACAGACATTATTAGCTGTGGTTGTTCCCAATATATGGCCTTCCGTTTTGGTATGTTTTGGATTTGTATTTTTATTTACTTGGAATGAGTATTTAATCGCATCATTGATTTCCTCATCAACAACTAGCCCAGTTACACCGGCCCTGCCTAGTTTTGTAGCTCAGGCTACGTCCCAATGGGGTAGGTTTTCAGCTGTGGCATTTATGGCTAGTTTGCCAGCGCTAGCGTTAGCTGTAGGTGCTAGGAAATACTTGGCGAATGTATTTACCAGTGGTTTGATAACAAAAACTTAG
- a CDS encoding ABC transporter ATP-binding protein, with protein MGLTVKNIVKNYPKVVALQPTSFEVKTGELITIVGPSGCGKTTLLDIIAGFTQQDSGTVQLNSRDITNLPINKRKIAYVMDGLGLYPHLSVQENIAYPLKLQKLDTEQIIEKCQEVTQLLQIDDLNERMPEQLSAGQKQRVALARALVRDDIELLLADECFSDLDARLKLQVRKVFKHWQRKHNITCLFVTHDQQEALSLGDRTAILNAGKVEQLTRPQEVYSDPQRLFLAQFIGNPAANIISVVDGSGKLKDIPRDILGHRESEFRECYIAVRPENLTISFDNTKLAGVVEHIEYSGSLTLYHISIDGDLLVIKDKFYDSISVKDEIGIVISSNDFFCYNKKTENRVY; from the coding sequence ATGGGTTTAACCGTAAAAAATATTGTCAAAAATTACCCTAAAGTAGTCGCTTTGCAGCCAACTAGCTTTGAGGTGAAAACTGGTGAATTAATAACCATAGTCGGACCATCTGGGTGTGGAAAAACGACATTGTTAGACATTATAGCTGGTTTTACACAACAGGATTCGGGGACAGTCCAGTTGAATAGTAGAGACATAACTAATCTTCCTATAAATAAACGTAAAATTGCTTACGTAATGGATGGATTGGGGTTGTATCCACATCTCAGTGTACAAGAAAACATCGCATACCCTTTAAAATTACAAAAATTAGATACTGAGCAGATTATCGAAAAGTGTCAGGAAGTTACTCAGTTGTTGCAAATTGATGATCTCAATGAACGTATGCCTGAACAACTAAGTGCAGGGCAAAAACAGCGTGTTGCTCTAGCTAGGGCATTGGTCAGAGATGATATTGAATTGTTACTAGCTGATGAGTGTTTCTCTGACCTAGATGCCAGGCTGAAACTGCAGGTGCGTAAAGTGTTTAAGCATTGGCAAAGAAAGCACAACATTACATGCCTTTTTGTAACGCATGACCAGCAGGAAGCACTATCTCTTGGAGACCGGACTGCAATTCTTAACGCCGGAAAAGTGGAACAGTTAACAAGGCCACAGGAAGTTTATAGCGATCCTCAAAGGCTATTCTTAGCCCAGTTTATTGGAAATCCCGCAGCTAATATTATAAGCGTTGTTGATGGATCAGGTAAGTTGAAAGATATACCCAGAGATATTTTAGGGCATCGTGAAAGTGAATTTAGAGAGTGTTATATTGCGGTGCGGCCTGAGAATTTAACCATTTCATTTGATAATACAAAGTTAGCCGGAGTAGTGGAGCATATTGAATACTCTGGTTCACTTACACTTTATCATATTAGCATTGATGGCGATTTACTTGTAATTAAAGATAAATTTTATGATTCAATTTCCGTTAAGGATGAAATTGGTATCGTGATCAGCTCAAATGACTTTTTTTGCTATAATAAGAAAACAGAAAATAGGGTGTACTAG
- a CDS encoding methyltransferase domain-containing protein — translation MFKRQEISSLDEIKLPTLQKHGYAGWYRKVSSESYAVDPWEAYKLVLATSSSGCLGTLQNLFIKHCSISESEFFDVFSEQEREWLIQNEIVQETEKRWSSKYCLLVCFGFYLFVDWPEKSSNEKLVSSQTYLSSSSFDCIHSIKKYSASNDLFNTLDVGCGSGLILLQLSKISEKVFGIDIDTEAVKLSRINLELNGAKASLVNSDVADYLFKKAGFDLINVNPTWRIVPEGVNYPNPIARVGVGNDGLDYVRYLLKALPSLLSNAGKMLLRVDIPLSEGAKEERYFDLKRYLPPQYRFKMYPLKKVSASQQCRVSADTCSYLNPEIDLSDLVRVFETKYRQLNISGLQEIECVITLK, via the coding sequence GTGTTTAAACGGCAAGAAATATCGAGCTTGGACGAGATAAAATTACCTACTTTACAAAAGCATGGTTATGCAGGCTGGTATCGTAAAGTATCTAGTGAGTCCTACGCGGTGGATCCATGGGAAGCATATAAACTAGTGCTAGCTACTAGTAGCTCTGGTTGTTTAGGCACTTTGCAAAACCTGTTTATTAAACACTGCTCTATATCAGAAAGCGAATTTTTTGATGTTTTTTCTGAACAGGAGCGAGAGTGGCTAATTCAGAATGAAATTGTACAGGAAACCGAAAAAAGGTGGTCTTCAAAATATTGTCTATTGGTATGCTTCGGATTTTATTTGTTTGTTGATTGGCCTGAAAAAAGTAGCAATGAGAAGTTGGTTTCTAGCCAGACATATTTAAGCAGCAGTTCATTTGACTGTATTCATTCGATTAAAAAGTATAGTGCATCAAATGATTTATTTAATACTTTAGATGTTGGCTGTGGCTCGGGCTTAATTTTACTACAGTTATCAAAAATCTCGGAAAAAGTGTTTGGGATTGACATAGATACTGAAGCAGTGAAATTGAGCCGAATTAATTTAGAATTAAACGGAGCAAAAGCGTCGTTGGTTAATAGCGATGTCGCAGATTATCTCTTTAAAAAAGCTGGTTTTGATCTAATCAATGTAAATCCAACTTGGCGTATTGTTCCTGAAGGAGTTAATTACCCTAATCCAATAGCGAGAGTGGGAGTTGGGAATGATGGATTGGACTACGTAAGGTATCTGTTAAAGGCATTACCTTCTTTATTATCAAACGCAGGTAAAATGTTATTACGCGTTGATATTCCGTTGTCTGAGGGAGCAAAAGAAGAACGATACTTTGATTTAAAACGGTATCTACCTCCTCAATATAGATTTAAGATGTACCCTCTTAAAAAGGTATCTGCTTCACAACAATGTCGAGTAAGCGCAGATACGTGTTCTTACCTAAATCCTGAAATTGATCTGAGTGATTTGGTGCGTGTTTTTGAAACGAAATATCGACAGTTAAATATTTCAGGCCTTCAAGAAATAGAGTGTGTGATTACCTTAAAGTAA
- a CDS encoding ComEC/Rec2 family competence protein: protein MRIFLFFVFAVFSVTTQGVRAQQLEVQIVDVGQALCTITKTPDDHFMIYDAGHWKSKQCLSAAKQIIGNNPIDLMIISHSDADHLGEAEAILNTFDVRQIMHTGMERKRTNKSGNLTTWYKFDRAVSREIQNPGVSVINLQSSSLMHGAQFALGNDAKVTFIAGWKNWEDDSDWTTPSDKLSSSEKRNAPSIVVRLDYAGKSVLFTGDTVGKSNNDNDATCEAAEKYMVDNSSAVEIKSDVMIAPHHGGNNGSATCFVKAVNPTYVVFPAGSGHGHPKKKAVARYLKNGVKEANIFLTDLGEKDSKPDKEWAGPTTRKSPSTKRGDDNVLIRITSSGQLTVKYN from the coding sequence ATGCGCATTTTCTTGTTTTTTGTATTCGCTGTTTTTTCAGTAACAACTCAAGGAGTTCGGGCCCAACAATTAGAAGTACAAATTGTTGATGTTGGCCAAGCTCTATGTACTATCACCAAAACTCCAGATGATCACTTTATGATTTATGATGCTGGCCATTGGAAGAGTAAACAATGCCTAAGTGCCGCCAAACAAATCATAGGCAATAATCCGATAGATCTAATGATTATAAGCCACTCTGACGCTGATCACCTTGGCGAGGCAGAGGCCATCTTGAATACCTTCGATGTTAGACAGATTATGCATACAGGTATGGAAAGAAAGAGAACTAATAAAAGCGGCAATCTGACCACCTGGTACAAATTTGATAGAGCTGTATCTAGAGAGATCCAAAATCCAGGAGTATCAGTCATTAACTTGCAATCGTCTTCGCTCATGCACGGCGCGCAATTTGCTCTTGGAAATGACGCAAAGGTAACTTTCATTGCTGGATGGAAGAATTGGGAAGATGACAGTGATTGGACTACCCCTAGTGATAAGCTATCGAGCTCGGAAAAACGGAATGCTCCGAGTATCGTTGTAAGACTAGATTACGCTGGTAAGTCGGTATTGTTTACTGGAGATACTGTAGGCAAAAGCAACAACGATAATGATGCGACATGTGAAGCCGCCGAAAAATATATGGTTGATAACTCCTCAGCAGTAGAAATTAAATCAGATGTAATGATTGCGCCTCATCATGGAGGAAACAATGGTAGTGCTACGTGCTTTGTAAAAGCTGTAAATCCTACATACGTCGTCTTCCCTGCCGGGTCTGGCCATGGCCACCCAAAGAAGAAAGCAGTCGCTCGGTATCTGAAAAATGGTGTGAAGGAAGCTAATATTTTCCTAACCGACCTCGGGGAAAAAGATAGTAAACCAGATAAAGAATGGGCGGGCCCCACTACAAGAAAATCACCCAGCACGAAACGTGGTGATGACAATGTATTAATCAGAATTACGTCATCAGGACAGCTAACGGTAAAGTACAATTAA